A part of Gossypium hirsutum isolate 1008001.06 chromosome A07, Gossypium_hirsutum_v2.1, whole genome shotgun sequence genomic DNA contains:
- the LOC107900488 gene encoding class V chitinase, producing MAAKLLSFLFFSFHFLVFQLHFSAGQDVVRAAYWSAGSEFPVSDIDSTLFTHLFCAFADLDSQTNQVTVSSANQARFSTFTETVQLKNPSIKTLLSIGGGSSSASDFASMASQANTRKSFIDSSINIARSYGFHGLDLDWEYPSTPTEMNNLALLLNEWRVALVNEAANTGNSRLLLSAAFFRNSDYYTLAYPIQAIQNSLDWINVMAYDFYGPGWSTVTGPPAALYNPGTQVSGDYGITSWIQSGIPSNKLVLGFPFYGYAWQLVDANNHGFFAPTSGPAITPNGDLGYGQIKDFISANSATEVYNATVVSNYCYAGTTWIGFDDTESITAKVSYSKQKGLLGYFAWHVGADDGWTLSRAASETWGS from the exons ATGGCTGCAAAACTCCTTAGCTTCTTGTTTTTCAGTTTccattttcttgtttttcagCTTCACTTCTCCGCCGGTCAGGATGTTGTTAGGGCTGCTTATTGGTCGGCAGGCAGTGAATTTCCCGTTTCCGATATAGACTCCACGCTTTTCACTCACCTTTTCTGCGCATTTGCTGATCTTGATTCTCAAACAAACCAAGTCACGGTTTCCTCGGCAAACCAGGCCCGATTCTCCACCTTCACTGAGACTGTCCAACTGAAAAATCCTTCCATTAAAACACTCCTTTCAATCGGTGGGGGAAGTTCATCGGCGTCAGATTTCGCTTCCATGGCTAGCCAAGCTAATACCAGGAAATCATTCATCGATTCCTCCATAAATATAGCTAGATCTTACGGCTTCCATGGCCTTGACCTTGATTGGGAGTACCCATCAACACCTACTGAAATGAACAACTTGGCTTTACTTCTAAACGAATGGAGAGTTGCTTTGGTTAATGAAGCCGCCAATACTGGCAACTCAAGATTACTTTTGTCGGCAGCATTTTTCCGCAACTCGGATTATTATACTCTGGCTTATCCAATCCAGGCAATACAGAATAGCTTGGACTGGATCAACGTAATGGCTTATGATTTTTACGGCCCTGGATGGTCAACTGTAACCGGACCTCCTGCAGCGTTATACAATCCCGGAACTCAAGTTAGTGGTGATTATGGAATCACTTCATGGATACAATCAGGTATTCCATCGAATAAATTAGTTCTCGGCTTCCCTTTTTACGGCTATGCATGGCAGCTTGTGGATGCAAATAACCATGGGTTTTTTGCACCGACTAGTGGACCGGCTATAACGCCAAATGGAGACTTGGGTTACGGTCAGATCAAGGATTTTATTTCGGCTAACAGCGCCACGGAGGTATACAATGCAACTGTGGTTTCGAATTATTGCTACGCTGGGACGACCTGGATTGGTTTTGATGATACAGAAAGCATTACAGCCAAGGTTTCTTATAGTAAACAAAAAGGGTTGCTTGGTTACTTCGCATGGCATGTTGGCGCTGATGATGGTTGGACTCTTTCTCGAGCAG CATCGGAAACTTGGGGATCGTAG